The following nucleotide sequence is from Devosia salina.
TCCGTCATCGGGCTGATCGGCGAGCGCGGCCGCGAGGTGCACGAGTTCATCCAGGAATATCTGGGCGAGGAAGGCCTGGCTCGCGCCGTCGTGGTGGTGGCAACCAGCGACGAGGCCGCGCTGATGCGGCGCCAGGCTGCCTATATCTCCATGGCGATCTCGGAATTTTTCCGCGACCAGGGCAAGCGCGTGCTGTGCATGATGGATAGCCTCACCCGCTTTGCCATGGCCCAGCGCGAGATCGGCCTTGCCATTGGCGAGCCCCCCACGGCCAAGGGCTACCCGCCCACTGTCTTTACCGAACTGCCGCGGCTTCTGGAACGCGCCGGACCGGGCACGCCGAATTCGGGTTCCATTACCGGACTGTTTACCGTTTTGGTGGAAGGTGATGATCACAATGAGCCCATTGCGGATGCCGTGCGCGGCATTCTCGATGGTCACATCGTAATGGAGCGCGGCATTGCCGAGCGGGGACGCTACCCGGCCGTCAATGTGCTCCGGTCCATCTCGCGGACCATGCCAGGTTGTGTGCCCGAAGAGGTTCGGCCCACCCTGTCGCGGGCGCGGGAACTCATGTCCATCTTTTCGGACATGGAGGAGCTGATCCGGCTGGGGGCTTACCGGAAAGGGTCAGATCCGAACGTGGACCGCGCTATCGCCATCTTCCCCAAGCTGGAGGCGTTTCTGGGCCAGCAAAGGGATGAGACGACGACGATCGCCGAGGGCTATGCCATGCTCGCCGGACTGATCGTCGAGGCCGATGCGCGGGACTGATGGGGCGGCCCGCCTGCGTATGGGTCGCTCCGGAACTGACTTGATGTGTAAGGAGTACAGGTCTTGAAATCGCGCAGCGAGAGCCTCATCCGGCTCAAAAAGTTCCAGGTGGACGAGAAGCGCCGTCAGGTTGCGCAGATCGAGATGATGGTTGCTGACTTCGAGCGCATGGCGTCCGAACTCGACCAGCAGATCGAGATCGAGCATACCAAGACCGGCATTTCCGACGTCGCCCATTTCGCCTATTCCACCTTTGCCAAGGCCGCGCTCACCCGGCGCGACAATCTGCTGGCCTCGGCCAACGACATGAAGAGCAAGCTGGAAGCGGCCCAGGATGCCCTGGCCGAGGCGCTTGAGGATCTCAAAAAGGTCGAACTGCTTGATCAGCGCGAACACCAGCGCGAACGGGACGAGCAGAACAAGCAGGAGCAGGACGCCTACGACGAAGTCGCCCGCCTGCGCTATCGGCGGCAGTAACCCGTCGACGCGGAGCTGGGTGTGCCCATAGAAGCGCTCAAGGAGCAATTGATCAGCATCTTCGGATGCTTCGTCGCGATCTTCGTATCAGTTTGGGTTGTTCACGGCGCGGAACAAGCATTTAAGCCCTCGGTTCTCTTGGCAATGGGACTGGTCGGCATTGTCGCTGGGCTGTCGAACCTAGTCTTGCCCGGTATCAAGGGCGTGCCGACTGGTGCGGATGTGCGCAGCGCGTTCACCACGGCAAAAGCCCTGATTTATACCCTGGGCTTCATCGCATTTGGCCTCTTCGTCATGGCGATTGGGTGGCTTTAATCGCAGGCGAACGCTGATGAAAAAAGGCCCGCCGAAGCGGGCCTTTCGTATTTGGGCCAGTGCGTCCCTTACATGTCGGTAGCGCGCTGGGCCGGATCGTCGGCATAGGTTGCCTCGTCATATTCCGGCTGGGCTTCGAGCTGCTCGCGGGTGAAGTCGCTGTAGATCAGCAGGTCGCCATTGTCGTTGGCGGCGAACTCGAGATTGTCGAGCGAGACCGCCACGCGCTTCTGGCCGATACCCAGGAAGCCGCCGAAATCGATCAGCATGGCATCGACCTGGCCATCTTCGGTCAGCAGGATGTCACCGACTTCGGCAATGTCCTCGCCATCCGGGCCGACAACAACGGCACCGGTGAGGTTTTCGGCCGTCAGCGCTTCGCGCTCGACGGCAGCATAGCCTTCACGCTGCATCGTATCGCCCTGCATGGCGGTATCGTCCGCCGGGGCCATGGTGTTTTCAGCGGCAGGCTCGGCCGGGGCCATGGCCGGATCGGCAGGCGCCGTTGCCGGGTCAGCCGGGGCCATTGCCGGGTCGGCCGGGGTCATGGCCGGATCGGTGGCAGCACCGTCCTCATAATTGTCCCAGACAAAGTCGGGAGCGGCATTGAGGGCGTCGGCAGTGGTCGCCAGCACCCAGCGCTCGGAGCCGTCAGCGGCGGTGGTGTGCTCAAGCTCGGCGAAATCGACGGCCACATTCTTCTCGCCGATGCCAAGGAAGCCACCCACGCCGATCACCACGGCATGAATTTCGCCATTGGCCGAGATCACCAGATCATTGACGGTACCGATCTCTTCGGCGTCATCGGCGCCGCTTGAGAAGATCGTGGCGCCCAGAACGTTGGACACAAGGGCATCGCCGTCGCCAGCCACGTAGCCAGCCGACATATCCCAGGGTTCACGGGCTTCCATGGTGTCCATGGCGCCGTGGTCAGCCGGCGTTGCGGCATCGTCGGCCGGGGCCATGGCATCATCGGCGGGCGCCATTGCATCGTCAGCCGGTGCCATCTCGTTGGCGGGGGCCATCTCATTGGCCGGTGCCATTTCGTTGGCGGGGGCCATTTCGTTGGTGGTGGTCTGGGCGATGGCGGCCGTGCCAAGCACCAGGGCGATGGCCGAGCTAGTAAGAAGCGTGCGGATCATAGTAGGCTCCAAGGGTTCATCGTTGCGGTGAACAGGGCCGTGCGGTGCAAAACTTGCCGGTAGCGCGCCGCACGGCCCATTGATGCCTCGTCAACGCAGGCAATGCGCGAGACGTTCCGCAGCTTTTTTCGGCAGAGGCTGAAGCCAAAGAAAAAGCCGGCCGCTGATGGGCTCAGCGCCGGCTCTCTCCGCCTCCCGTTAACGGGTTATGTTATTGTCGACCCGCCCTGTCTGCGGGCAAGGCGGGCGAAAGTACTGCCCCCGGCGGCGCGGCATGGGGCGCGCATGAGGGCTGACAAGCCCACAATAGCGCAAGCCTGTGGGCCGACCAGCCCGGCCCGAGTTAATGCGTTAACGCATTGCTAATCCACAAGAACCGCGCTGTCCCGGTCATAGTCGCGCATGGCCCTGTGCGGCATGCCGCCATCGATGAATTCCGGCCCGAAGGCGACGAAGCCCAGGCTTTCGTAGAAGCCGAGCTTGTCGGACTGCGCAGTCAGATAGAAGCGGTCGCGCCCCGCCTGACGCGCATGCGCCATGGCCGCGGCGATCATCCTGCGGGCAATGCCCCGGCCCCGAAACGCCTGCCGCACCGCCACCCGGCCGATCTTGACATGCTCGGGCAGGTCGATGAGGCGCAGCGTGCCCACCACCTCGCCCTCGCCAATGGCGACGAAATGGGTGGCTGTCATATCGTAATTGTCGTGCTCTTCAGCCTCAGGCACCTTCTGCTCCCACACGAACACCTCGCGCCGCAGCGCAAAGGCAGCGTTGCAGAGGAGGGAGAAAGGCGGGACGGGAAGGATGACGATATCGGACATGGGGCTGACCCTAATCGGGCTGCAACAGCCTGCCTAGGCCCTCGTCACATCAATGTGTTTGAACCCGGAACGCTTTTATCGTATTATGCCGATGAATAGCGAAAGGCCCGCGGGAACGCTTTCCAATTTGTAACGTTTGTTCCTGCTTGGCCCCTTAAAATCGCCAAACTGCAACTTATATTATCCTCACATCGGTCGTTGTGCCTTATTGGACGGCGACCGGATTTCCGCCCGCGGAACAGCGGGGGATGCCGTAAAGGGGGTGCGTCCATGGCCCAGACCAATCTGCCGGTCCTCTCGTCCGAGGGTGGCCTCAGCCGTTATCTTCAGGAAATCCGCAAGTTTCCCATGCTGGAAGCGGATGAAGAATACATGCTGGCCAAGCGTTACAAGGAACATGCCGATCCCGGCGCGGCCCAGAAGCTGATCACCAGCCATCTGCGGCTCGTCGCCAAGATCGCCATGGGCTATCGCGGCTATGGCCTGCCCATTTCCGAGGTCATCTCGGAAGGCAATGTGGGCCTGATGCACGCGGTCAAGCGCTTCGAGCCGGAAAAGGGCTTCCGCCTGGCAACCTATGCCATGTGGTGGATCCGCGCCGCCATCCAGGAATATGTGCTGCGCTCCTGGAGCCTGGTCAAGATTGGCACCACCGCCGCCCAGAAGCGCCTGTTCTTCAACCTCAGGAAGGTGAAGGGCCAGATCGCCGCGCTCGAGGATGGCGCATTGCATCCCGACCAGATCAAGCAGATCGCCACCACCCTCAATGTGACCGAGGATGAAGTGGTGCAGATGAATTCGCGCCTCTCCGGCGACGCCTCGCTCAATTCGCCCATGCGGGCCGATGAAGGCTCGTCCGAATGGCAGGACTGGCTGGTCGATGACACGCCGGACCAGGAAACCACCCTGGGCGAGAGCGAGGAATTCGACGAGCGCATGGGCATGCTCAACAAGGCGATGAACGTGCTCAACGAACGCGAGCGCGCCATCTTCCAGGCCCGCCGCCTGCAGGACAATCCGGCCACGCTCGAAGAACTGGCCCAGCAATATGACGTCAGCCGCGAGCGCATCCGCCAGATCGAAGTGCGGGCGTTCGAGAAGGTGCAGGACGCGGTCAAGGAAGCGGCGGGGGCTTGATCGGCCCTGACCAAGGATTAAAAACGCCCCGGTGATGAGCCGGGGCGCTTTGTTTTGGGAGATCGGGTGGATTGCGGGACTATCGGAAGCGGGGATGGCCGCCCTCGCCCTTCGAGGCCGCTGCGCGGCACCTCAGGATGAGGGCTCCTGACGGATTTGTTGCGCGTATCTCTGTCGAGCCTCATGGCGAGGCGCGCAGCGAAGCGAAGCCTCGAACCACGAGGCGACCATCACGGACCCACAAGTTGTCCTCACCCCGCTGCCGATGCATCCTTTCCCTCGCCACCGCGTATTAACCGCATCGCGACAATATGACTGGACGGGAAGGCCCGAAACGCCGAGGTCTTGCCCTTGTAACGCCCCATTGGGGGTCTTACATTCGCCCCAATACCGGCGCGCCCCGTGCGCCGGCCTCTCCGGGACAGGATTTGATGAACGGAAATTTCCGCAACTTCGCCATCTGGCTGGTCATCCTCTTCATGCTGATGGGCCTGTTCCAGGTCTTCCAGTCCTCGACGCGGACGCTGTCCGTGGCCGAGAAGAGCTACAGCCAGTTCGTGACCGACGTCGACTCCGGACGTGTTTCCGCTGTCACCATCACCGACGATGTGGTCTCCGGCCAGCTCAATGACGGCTCGCGCTTCGAGACGATCATCCCGCAGGGCGCCGACATCGTCAGCCGCCTGGAAGATCGTGATGTCAGCATCACGGCCCGCGCGCCGGAATCGAGCCCGTTCTGGTCCATCCTGCTCTCGAGCTGGCTGCCCTTCCTCGTCATCATCGGCGTGTGGTTCTTCTTCATCCGCCAGATGCAAGGCGGTGGTCGCGGCGGCGCCATGGGCTTTGGCAAGTCGCGCGCCAAGCTTCTTACAGAAACCCAGGGCAAGGTGACCTTCGAAGACGTCGCCGGCGTCGATGAAGCCAAGCAGGATCTCGAGGAAATCGTCGAATTCCTGCGCGATCCCGGCAAGTTCCAGCGCCTGGGCGGCCGTATCCCGCGTGGCGTGCTG
It contains:
- the fliI gene encoding flagellar protein export ATPase FliI, producing the protein MAYEHTMSIKALISAIEAIDDVEVFGRVKSVQGLLVEIVGPVRELRVGGRVIIEATDGNHLAAEIIGFRDGHALCLPFGELGGVRLGCKAVFRRHDGSVNPSEGWLGRVINANGEPIDGLGPLPRGADAYPLRQSPLAAHDRTRVGEPIELGVRCLNTFTTMCEGQRMGIFAGSGVGKSVLMSMLARNTDVDVSVIGLIGERGREVHEFIQEYLGEEGLARAVVVVATSDEAALMRRQAAYISMAISEFFRDQGKRVLCMMDSLTRFAMAQREIGLAIGEPPTAKGYPPTVFTELPRLLERAGPGTPNSGSITGLFTVLVEGDDHNEPIADAVRGILDGHIVMERGIAERGRYPAVNVLRSISRTMPGCVPEEVRPTLSRARELMSIFSDMEELIRLGAYRKGSDPNVDRAIAIFPKLEAFLGQQRDETTTIAEGYAMLAGLIVEADARD
- the fliJ gene encoding flagellar export protein FliJ, which codes for MKSRSESLIRLKKFQVDEKRRQVAQIEMMVADFERMASELDQQIEIEHTKTGISDVAHFAYSTFAKAALTRRDNLLASANDMKSKLEAAQDALAEALEDLKKVELLDQREHQRERDEQNKQEQDAYDEVARLRYRRQ
- a CDS encoding PRC-barrel domain-containing protein; amino-acid sequence: MIRTLLTSSAIALVLGTAAIAQTTTNEMAPANEMAPANEMAPANEMAPADDAMAPADDAMAPADDAATPADHGAMDTMEAREPWDMSAGYVAGDGDALVSNVLGATIFSSGADDAEEIGTVNDLVISANGEIHAVVIGVGGFLGIGEKNVAVDFAELEHTTAADGSERWVLATTADALNAAPDFVWDNYEDGAATDPAMTPADPAMAPADPATAPADPAMAPAEPAAENTMAPADDTAMQGDTMQREGYAAVEREALTAENLTGAVVVGPDGEDIAEVGDILLTEDGQVDAMLIDFGGFLGIGQKRVAVSLDNLEFAANDNGDLLIYSDFTREQLEAQPEYDEATYADDPAQRATDM
- a CDS encoding GNAT family N-acetyltransferase; translated protein: MSDIVILPVPPFSLLCNAAFALRREVFVWEQKVPEAEEHDNYDMTATHFVAIGEGEVVGTLRLIDLPEHVKIGRVAVRQAFRGRGIARRMIAAAMAHARQAGRDRFYLTAQSDKLGFYESLGFVAFGPEFIDGGMPHRAMRDYDRDSAVLVD
- the rpoH gene encoding RNA polymerase sigma factor RpoH translates to MAQTNLPVLSSEGGLSRYLQEIRKFPMLEADEEYMLAKRYKEHADPGAAQKLITSHLRLVAKIAMGYRGYGLPISEVISEGNVGLMHAVKRFEPEKGFRLATYAMWWIRAAIQEYVLRSWSLVKIGTTAAQKRLFFNLRKVKGQIAALEDGALHPDQIKQIATTLNVTEDEVVQMNSRLSGDASLNSPMRADEGSSEWQDWLVDDTPDQETTLGESEEFDERMGMLNKAMNVLNERERAIFQARRLQDNPATLEELAQQYDVSRERIRQIEVRAFEKVQDAVKEAAGA